GGCGGGGTTTGTTTGAAGAAAAAAGGTGCTTATAAATGGATAACGCTTGCCGTTCTTTTAGTTGTAATAGCCGGACTCATTATAGCAGGCGTATCCAAAAAAGAGGATACAAAAGATCGAGGAAAAGACAAAGGAAATAAAAGTGAATCCACTTATCGCCCGGTGTATCATTTTAGCACGCCTGATAAATGGAAAAATGATCCTCAAAAGCCCATTTATTTTGACGGAGAGTATCATTACTATTACTTATACAATCATGATTACCCTAAAGGGAACGGGACGGAATGGCGACATGCAACGTCTAAAGATTTGGTTCATTGGAAAGATAAAGGAGTAGCTATTCCAAAGTATACAAATAAAAATGGCGATATATGGTCCGGATCCGTTATAGAAGATAAAGAGAACACAGCAGGTTTTGGTAAAGGCGCAATTGTAGCGATTATGACCCAGCCTTCTGCTGATGGACAAAAGCAAGAACAGTATTTATGGTATAGCACCGATAGAGGAAAAACCTTTAAATCATATAGCAAAAATCCTATCATGCCTAATCCAGGCACCAAAGATTTTCGAGATCCCAAAGTCATATGGGATAATGAACATGATAAGTGGGTTCTCGTCATGTCAGAAGGTGAAAAAATCGGATTTTATGAATCTTCTAATCTAAAGGATTGGACGTATACGGGAGGATTTGTCACTAAAGATATTGGCATTACAGAATGTCCAGATCTTTTTCAAATGAAGGCGGATGACGGGACAGTTAAGTGGGTTCTCGGGACAAGTGCAAATGGAAAAGAAAGCGGAAAGCCAAACACCTATGCTTATTGGACAGGAAATTACGATGGAACAACATTCACTCCCGATATGGATGAGCCGCAATGGCTAGATCATGGTTTTGATTGGTACGGAGCAGTCACGTTTAAAGACGGTAAAAATGAGGATTCTTTAGAAAAACGCTACGCTTTTGCATGGATGAACAACTGGGATTATCCAGATAAGACACCAACGATGAAAGATGGGTTTAACGGATTCGATTCAGTAACCCGTGAAATTACGCTTTCAAAACAAGACGATGATCAGTACAGCCTGTTATCAAAGCCTGTCGAAGAATTAAATCAGCTAACTGATTCAACAAATTCTCTCAAGCAAGTAGAAGTAAACGGAGAGAAAAAGTTAAAGATAAAAGGTGAAGCTTATCAGCTTGATACAGATATTTCATGGTCAGATGCAGAAAATGTAGGCTTACGACTTCGAGAGTCCGCAGATCAAAAGCGGCACATTGATGTCGGGGTTTTTGCAAAAGATAACGTCTCATATGTGAATAGAAGCTATAGTAATCAGCCTGATCAAAGCAAAAAATATGTGGAAAGCCGCGATTACTTTGATGCAGGCAAGAAAAATGTTCATTTGAAGATATTGGTAGATAAAACAAGTATTGAAGTCTTTATTGATGATGGAAAAACCGTACATTCTAGCGAGGTGTTTCCTCGTCACAACGACCAAGGAATTACACTTTTTTCCCAAGGAGGAACGTCTTTCTTTAAGAACATAGAAATCAAACGTTTTCGTTCCAGTCAGTAAATTCCCTATTTTTAAAAAAGGGAGCAGAATATCACCTTATTATGGTTTAGGACTCGTTAAAAAGGGTATATGCCTACTAACAGTAAATGAAAGGGTGTTTATTCAAATGGAAGAGAAAATGAGACAACTAATAGAGGGACTTAATACCGATTTAGCGGGTGAATATTCGGCGGTTATTCAGTACACTTACTATGCGTCTACAGTAACTGGCCTAGAATATCAAATTTTAAAACCTTTCTTTGAAGGAGAAATTCCTGACGAGCAAGGGCATGCCCTTTATTTATCAGAAAAAATCAAAAACCTTGGCGGTGAGCCAACAACAAAGCCAGCTGAGGTGAAGCACGTCTCAAACGTGACGGAAATGCTTAAAGAAGCGAGCAAGGCTGAAAAAGAAACGATCCAGCGCTACGAAGAGCGTAAAAAACAAGCAGAAGAGTTAGGATTAACAGAGCTTGTTGTCAAACTTGAGGATATGATTGCAGATGAAACAAATCATATGGAAGAAATGGAACGTTTATTAAAAGATCCCCGACTAAGTTAATCATACAAAATACGTAAAAAGCATCCCGTAACACCTGTTACGGGATGCTTTTTGTGGTTTGAAAAAGAAATAAAACATCATGTACGCATGTTTTTATAAATGAGAGGAAAGTCATATTTTTGAAATTCTCTATCGCTTTGAAAAATTTTATAGTAAAATAATTATTTGGCTGCATATGGCAGTAACTATATGCGGAGCATCACATACATATAAAGGCTAAAAGGGTATAAGTATATTGAAACCGCTTTTATCTTCTGTAAAAAAAACGATGGTATGCCCGCAGTTGCAAGGAGAGAAAGAGATGAGGAAACGAATCATGACAGCGCTGCTGCTTGTCACTGTTTTAGCTGCAATGGAAGGAACCATTGTCAGTACGGCTGTTCCAAGAATTACAAGTGATTTGTCGGGTATTGAGCTAGTTAGCTGGGTATATGCCATTTATATGCTGACAACCGCTGTATCTACACCTATATACGGAAAGTTAGCGGATTTATTCGGCCGCAAAAAAGTTATGCTTGTTGGAATTATTATTTTCTTAATCGGATCTATACTTTGCGGGCTTAGCTTTTCGATGCAACAATTAATTGTCTACAGAGCAATCCAAGGGCTAGGCGCCGGGGTCGTTATGCCCCTTACAATGATTATTATTGGCGACTTGTATGAAGAAGCAAAAGAAAGAGCCAAAGCCCAAGGTTGGATTAGCGCAGTTTGGGGAGTTGCTGGAGTTCTCGGTCCTCTTCTTGGGGGATTTTTAGTCGATACGCTGTCTTGGCGCTATATTTTCTTTTTAAATATACCGTTTGGACTAATGGCTTTTATTGTTCTTCTAGTAAACTATAAAGAAGAAGTGGTAAAAGAAAAACGCTATATCGATTACATTGGAGCGGTGACGTTTTCAGTTGGAACCATTGCATTTTTATACGCGCTTTTAACCGGAAGTCAGCATCAAAACTGGGGAGATCCGATCATTATAGGATTATTTGTTCTAGCTGTTCTGACATTCATGGGCTTTATTTATATCGAAAAGAAATCGCCGGAACCTCTTATTCCGCTTGAGCTGTTTTCTATTCGAAGTGTATCTGTTATAAACTTATTAACACTTCTTGTCGGGTCAGTAGTTATTAGTATTACGGTTTACCTTCCAATTTGGAGCCAAGGAGTGATGGGAAAAAGTGCAACCGCTGCCGGTTTTGTGTTAATGCCCATGCCAGTATGCTGGACAATTGGTTCACTGCTTTCAGGGAATTTAGTAGGGCGTCTTAAAACGCACTCCATCCTTACGCTAGGAACGGCAATCGTAAGTACGGCATGTTTTATGCTGTTTTTAGTCTCCACGCACTCACCCGTATTTTTAATTTATGTAGCCGTTGGGGTTCTTGGGTTAGGAATGGGGATTATTACGCCTATCTTTATGTTAGTTATTCAATCAGCAGTCCCAGCTAGCAAAAGAGGAGTAGCGGTGGCTCTTAATACGTTTACAAATACATTTAGTCAAACGCTAGGTTCCGCAGTGTTTGGTACAATCTTTAACTTAGTGACGCTTTCACAGGCAAAGAAATTAGGGCAAGAAAATTTAAATGCTTCGTTTGAGACAGGCGGAGTACCGTCAGAAGAACTGTCAAAGCTGCATGAAATTCTTGCATCAGGTGTTCACATTATTTACAGTGGAACGTTTTTAGCTGCTTTACTAAGCTTTGCTGTCTCATGCTTATTAGTAAAAAACGGCCATAAAAAAATAAAGAACATATCTGTGCAAAAGTAACGGAAGAGACTGTTACAAAAGTAGTTTAATTGAAGGACAATCCGAACGAGTTTGAGTAAGGACCAAACTCGTTCGGATTTTTTTATTGGTAGGTGAATGTAGGTGCTTTTAGCTGTTGAATTAGTTATGCATTAGTCTCTTTTCTAAAAGAATTATCAAAGAGAGAAAAGAAAAAAGATATTGTCTAATAACGTTCGGGAAAAATCGTTAACAGAAGGACGGATTTTTATTATTGCCGAAAATTTCTTATTTTTTGTTTTTTTAGTATGGACATTTACTTGGTTGTTGATTATTATAAATTCTATAAGTATTGATTTTTAAGCGCTTACAAAAGAAACATTTGTCTTTCTCAGGAATACACTTGATTTTTAATTCATATACTACAAGTGCTTAGATTAATCTTTTAATGGGGAAAAGAGAAGTTTATAAGACGTGTTGAACAACAATGAGGGGGTATGGAAGATGACAAGCAGACGTTTAAAAGAATTCTTGAATAATAATTTAGAAGATTTAAAAGATAAAGGGCTATACAACGTCATTAATCCAGTAGAGGGACCAAATGGACCTTTGATTCAAATTGATGGAAAACAATTAATTAATTTATCATCCAACAACTATTTGGGGCTTGCTACAGACGAAAGGCTTATTAACGCGTCCAACGAAGCCACTGAAAAATACGGGGTGGGAGCTGGAGCTGTCCGAACGATTAATGGAACTCTAGATATTCATATTAAGCTAGAGGAAAAGCTTGCCGAGTTTAAGCATACGGAAGCAGCTATAGCTTACCAATCTGGCTTTAACTGCAATATGGCAGCCATCTCTGCAGTTATGGATAAACATGACGCGATTTTATCAGATGAGCTGAATCACGCTTCAATTATTGACGGGTGTCGGCTATCAAAAGCAAAAATTATTCCTTACAAACATTCGGATATGGAAGATCTCCGTGCAAAAGCAGGCGAAGCACAAAAGTCCGGTGCCTATAATAAAATAATGGTAATTACCGACGGTGTATTCTCAATGGATGGAGACATTGCTAAGCTTCCGGAAATTGTAGAAATCGCACAGGAATTTGATTTAATCACATACGTAGATGATGCTCACGGATCGGGCGTATTAGGTAACGGTATGGGGACAGTCAAACATTTTGGCTTATCTGAAAAAGTAGACTTCCAAATTGGAACATTGTCAAAAGCGATTGGAGCTGTAGGCGGATACGTAGCTGGAAAAAAAGACTTAATTGACTGGTTGAAAGTACGAAGCCGCCCGTTTTTATTCTCGACTGCTATTACACCAGGCACGGCTGCTGCATGTATTAAAGCGATTGAAATTCTAAGCACAAGTACAGAGCTGCAGGATCAAATGTGGGAAAACAGCCGTTATTTAAAGCAAGGATTAAAAGAGCTGGGCTTTGATACCGGCGAAAGTGAAACACCTATTACTCCGTGCATTATAGGAGATGAAAATCAAACGCAGATTTTTAGTGAGAGATTAATAGAAGAAGGGGTATACGCTAAATCAATTGTTTTCCCTACCGTTCCAAGAGGAACAGGACGCGTTCGCAATATGCCAACGGCTGCTCATACAAAAGAAATGTTAGATGAAGCACTTCGTATCTACAAAAAAGTAGGCAAGGAAATGAAATTAATCTAAACGTTGAATCTAAGCAGTACATGAGGAGGATATTGAGATGAAAAAAGTATTAATAACGGGGTCTCTAGGACAAATCGGTTCTGAATTAACAATGAAAATGAGAGAGATATATGGTTCAGAAAATATTATTGCCACTGATATTCGCAAGACGACGAGCGATGTTGTGACTTCAGGTCCATTCGAGATTTTAGACGTAACGGATCAGACTGCGTTATTTACGATCGCCGAAAAGCATAAAGTCGATACGGTTATTCACTTGGCTGCGCTGTTATCAGCGACAGCCGAGCAAAAGCCGCTTCTAGCTTGGAATCTAAATATGGGCGGATTAGTAAACGCGCTCGAAGTAGCTCGTGAGCTGAAGTGCCAATTTTTTACTCCAAGTTCAATTGGTGCATTTGGTCCAACGACTCCAAAAGACTGGACGCCGCAGGATACAATTCAACGTCCTACCACGATGTATGGTGTTAATAAAGTAGCGGGTGAATTACTTTGCGATTACTATCACCATAAATTCGGAGTAGATACACGAGGGCTACGTTTTCCAGGCTTAATTTCATACGTAACGCCTCCAGGTGGAGGGACAACGGACTACGCTGTTGAAATTTATTATGAAGCCGTTAAACATAAGCGCTATACGTCTTATATCGACAAAGGAACCTATATGGATATGATGTATATGCCTGACGCACTAAACGCTGTCATCCAACTAATGGAAGCAGACGGTTCTAAGCTGAAGCATCGAAATTCATTTAACGTTTCTGCCATGAGCTTTGATCCAGAACAAATGGCAGCTGAAATCAGAAAAACAATTCCGGAATTTGTGCTGAACTACCAAGTAGATCCTGTTCGACAAGCAATTGCTGAAAGCTGGCCCAACCATATAGATTCCAGCTGTGCGAAAGAAGAGTGGGGATTTAAAGCAGAATATAACCTAGAAAAAATGACGAGAGAGATGCTGGGAAAGTTAAAAGTTGAATCACAGCTTGTCTTAACGTAAGTAGAGAAAAATGATTTCTTCCTTGACAATAAAGTAAGCGCTTACTAAAAGGTGAGTTACTTGTTGCAAGTTCTACTTCGTAACAGTGGTGGACAGTACACATAGATTCTCTGACCCTTTAAGTGAGCGCTCGTTCGCTGAATAATCAGCACCCTTTTAGGTACCGTCTGTTAAAATAATAAGGGGATAGAAGGGAGGGAATGACAGTTGAACAATAAATTTCAACAAGTTAATGATTTTTCAATGGGAAGATTAACATCTTTACTCGTTCTTTTACATAATACGGAACTAGCTGAAGGTATTGAAAAGGAAATCAATGAGAGAGGATATAGCTATACAGTTGGAAAAGTCGGAGCGATGGAGCTGTCTAAAGTTGTGGCCGCAATTGAAACGAGCGCCAAGACAAACAATATTATTAATGCCCAGTCGTACCGGGAAGTCCACGCTCTTTATCATGCTATACTTGAAGCTATTCAAGGAGTTAGTCGAGGAACGCTGCAGCTAGGTGATATTTTACGGACGGTAGGACTCACATTTTCAATTGTGCGCGGAAAAATTGAGTTCTCAGGATCAAGCGAGGAATGGATTAGCGTTTGTGTGTATGGAACGATAGGTGCACCGAAAAAAGGCTTTGAACATGATACGTTAGGTTTTGGTTTTAACCATATTTAAAAATAATGGACAAAATAGTATGAACGTAAAAAGTGAGAGATGCACATAGCTGCTTTAAAAAAGATATTTTTCTTATTGAAAGCTTTTGTGCGGCGTGTTAACATAATGATTAATATAATAATTGCCTTTAAGACGGTCCAGAGAGGCCGAAAAGGACGGATCACTTATTTACTGCTTCTATGCCTATCTGTGCCCTTTTGCCCTCTGCGACAAAAGGGCTTTTATGCGTTACGTACCTCTTTTAAACGAAGTCCAGAGAGGCTTCAAAAGAGAATGGACATATGTTATTTTATCCATTCCTTCAAAAAAGAAAGAGCGTTGATACAGAAAGAATACAGTGGAGGGTGGAACAACATGAATTATCGTAACAAGACAGTTGTAGCATCAGTAGCAGGTTTGACGTTAGAAGGGATGGACATTATGTTTATCTCGTTTGCTATGTCAATGATTATCGCTGAATTTCACATTGATTTAGCAACGGGTGGACTTATTTCTTCTATTACGAATATAGGAATGCTGATAGGCGGAGTCATCTTCGGAATTTTAGCAGATAAATTTGGAAGAGTGCGGGTTTTTACCTACACGGTTCTTCTATTTGCAGTCGGAACGGCATTAACAGGTTTTGCAGCAAATGTTGAACAAGTGTATGCTTCACGATTTATTGCCGGAATTGGGGCTGGAGGAGAGTACGGAATCGGTATGGCTCTTGTTGCAGAAGCGTGGCCGAAACATAAGCAAGGAAGAGCTTCATCTTATGTTAGTATTGGCGCACAATTTGGAGTTATTCTTGCGGCGCTTTTAAGTTCTCTGATCCTGCCGATTTTCGGATGGAGAGCGCTGTTTTTTGTCGGAATTATCCCCGTCATTTTTGCTTTTATCGTACGAAAAAATTTAAACGAATCTCCTGAGTGGTTAAAAGCTCAAAAAGAGAAAACAGCCGTTGTTAAAAATAATGGCAAGCTACGTCAACTATTTGCTACGCCTAAGACGGCGATGACGACTATTTCTCTGGCAGTGATGGCTACCGTTCAAATTGCAGGCTATAACGGACTCATGATATGGCTTCCGTCTATGCTTCAGCAATCACAAGGACTCTCTGTTTCAAGTTCAGCTCTTTGGACAATCAGTACAGCCGTTGGAATGATTATAGGCATGCTAACATTTGGTCAATTTATGGATCGTTTTGGTTCGAAGCGTACTTTTGGAATTTTTCTTCTCGCTTCAGCGTGTGCGGTATTTTTATACTCGTATGCCGAAGGAAGTGCAGGGCTGCTTATAGGAGGAGCTGTTGTCGGATTTTTCTCAAACGGAATGTTCGCAGGATACGGAGCCTTGATCAGCAGTCACTATTCGGTAGAAGTTCGCAGTACTGCAACGAACACTATTTTTAACTTCGGGAGAGCGCTCGGAGGGTTGTCACCCATTCTTGTCGGCTATCTTTTGCAAAGCTATGATATGACGGTAGCGATGACGTACTTGGCGGGGCTGTACTGTATTTCGTTTATTTTTATGATGAGTCTTAAAAAAACGGGAGAAAAGAACGTGAAACAAATGAACGCTCAATCTGCTCTTTAACATAAAAAATAGATTCTATGCTTTTCTGGAAAAAACCGCGCTTACTCAAAAGGGCGGTTTTTTTGAGTGTATAAAAAATAAGTTCAGGTGTTAGATGATTGTTTCTTTCACAGATGCTTTATTAACAAAGACGTCCACAGTATCTATAAAAATATTTATGGATAAGCAGCTATTTTCTAATTTGTATTATAGTAATTCCTCTCTTACAATATGATGTGTAAGGCGGAAACAGAAAATACTATCTTTATTTACAGGAGGACGTTACTATGTCTAAACATATATTAATGGTCGTAACAACGGCTGACAAAATGAAAGAAAATCATCCAACAGGCCTTTGGCTTTCTGAATTTGGTGAAGCGTACGTAGAGTTTGAAAAAGCTGGATTTACGATTACTGTAGCAAGTCCTCTAGGAGGAAAAGCGCCGGTGGATGCTCGCAGCCTTGAAGGAGAGACTTCTCAAGAAATCTTAAATACAGCTAAGCATCTAGAGAATACCCTAAAACTTGATACAATTACAGACAGTGCTAAATTTGATGCTGTTTTCTTACCAGGCGGTCATGGCACAATGTTTGATCTGCCAGATAATCAAACGCTTCATGCTTTAATTCGTGAACTATACGAAGGAGACAAAGTAGTAGCCGCTGTATGCCATGGACCCGCAGGCTTAGTAGGTGTTACATTATCAGATGAAAAGCCGTTGGTGGAAGGAAAAGA
The genomic region above belongs to Priestia megaterium and contains:
- a CDS encoding L-threonine 3-dehydrogenase, with the protein product MKKVLITGSLGQIGSELTMKMREIYGSENIIATDIRKTTSDVVTSGPFEILDVTDQTALFTIAEKHKVDTVIHLAALLSATAEQKPLLAWNLNMGGLVNALEVARELKCQFFTPSSIGAFGPTTPKDWTPQDTIQRPTTMYGVNKVAGELLCDYYHHKFGVDTRGLRFPGLISYVTPPGGGTTDYAVEIYYEAVKHKRYTSYIDKGTYMDMMYMPDALNAVIQLMEADGSKLKHRNSFNVSAMSFDPEQMAAEIRKTIPEFVLNYQVDPVRQAIAESWPNHIDSSCAKEEWGFKAEYNLEKMTREMLGKLKVESQLVLT
- a CDS encoding MFS transporter codes for the protein MNYRNKTVVASVAGLTLEGMDIMFISFAMSMIIAEFHIDLATGGLISSITNIGMLIGGVIFGILADKFGRVRVFTYTVLLFAVGTALTGFAANVEQVYASRFIAGIGAGGEYGIGMALVAEAWPKHKQGRASSYVSIGAQFGVILAALLSSLILPIFGWRALFFVGIIPVIFAFIVRKNLNESPEWLKAQKEKTAVVKNNGKLRQLFATPKTAMTTISLAVMATVQIAGYNGLMIWLPSMLQQSQGLSVSSSALWTISTAVGMIIGMLTFGQFMDRFGSKRTFGIFLLASACAVFLYSYAEGSAGLLIGGAVVGFFSNGMFAGYGALISSHYSVEVRSTATNTIFNFGRALGGLSPILVGYLLQSYDMTVAMTYLAGLYCISFIFMMSLKKTGEKNVKQMNAQSAL
- a CDS encoding ferritin-like domain-containing protein, giving the protein MEEKMRQLIEGLNTDLAGEYSAVIQYTYYASTVTGLEYQILKPFFEGEIPDEQGHALYLSEKIKNLGGEPTTKPAEVKHVSNVTEMLKEASKAEKETIQRYEERKKQAEELGLTELVVKLEDMIADETNHMEEMERLLKDPRLS
- a CDS encoding MDR family MFS transporter, yielding MRKRIMTALLLVTVLAAMEGTIVSTAVPRITSDLSGIELVSWVYAIYMLTTAVSTPIYGKLADLFGRKKVMLVGIIIFLIGSILCGLSFSMQQLIVYRAIQGLGAGVVMPLTMIIIGDLYEEAKERAKAQGWISAVWGVAGVLGPLLGGFLVDTLSWRYIFFLNIPFGLMAFIVLLVNYKEEVVKEKRYIDYIGAVTFSVGTIAFLYALLTGSQHQNWGDPIIIGLFVLAVLTFMGFIYIEKKSPEPLIPLELFSIRSVSVINLLTLLVGSVVISITVYLPIWSQGVMGKSATAAGFVLMPMPVCWTIGSLLSGNLVGRLKTHSILTLGTAIVSTACFMLFLVSTHSPVFLIYVAVGVLGLGMGIITPIFMLVIQSAVPASKRGVAVALNTFTNTFSQTLGSAVFGTIFNLVTLSQAKKLGQENLNASFETGGVPSEELSKLHEILASGVHIIYSGTFLAALLSFAVSCLLVKNGHKKIKNISVQK
- a CDS encoding type 1 glutamine amidotransferase domain-containing protein yields the protein MSKHILMVVTTADKMKENHPTGLWLSEFGEAYVEFEKAGFTITVASPLGGKAPVDARSLEGETSQEILNTAKHLENTLKLDTITDSAKFDAVFLPGGHGTMFDLPDNQTLHALIRELYEGDKVVAAVCHGPAGLVGVTLSDEKPLVEGKDVAAFTDDEERETTLDRFMPFLLETRLRELGANVVTAPNWTDNVQADGNLITGQNPQSTISVAKAVVKQLLN
- a CDS encoding glycoside hydrolase family 32 protein, with translation MKKKGAYKWITLAVLLVVIAGLIIAGVSKKEDTKDRGKDKGNKSESTYRPVYHFSTPDKWKNDPQKPIYFDGEYHYYYLYNHDYPKGNGTEWRHATSKDLVHWKDKGVAIPKYTNKNGDIWSGSVIEDKENTAGFGKGAIVAIMTQPSADGQKQEQYLWYSTDRGKTFKSYSKNPIMPNPGTKDFRDPKVIWDNEHDKWVLVMSEGEKIGFYESSNLKDWTYTGGFVTKDIGITECPDLFQMKADDGTVKWVLGTSANGKESGKPNTYAYWTGNYDGTTFTPDMDEPQWLDHGFDWYGAVTFKDGKNEDSLEKRYAFAWMNNWDYPDKTPTMKDGFNGFDSVTREITLSKQDDDQYSLLSKPVEELNQLTDSTNSLKQVEVNGEKKLKIKGEAYQLDTDISWSDAENVGLRLRESADQKRHIDVGVFAKDNVSYVNRSYSNQPDQSKKYVESRDYFDAGKKNVHLKILVDKTSIEVFIDDGKTVHSSEVFPRHNDQGITLFSQGGTSFFKNIEIKRFRSSQ
- the hutP gene encoding hut operon transcriptional regulator HutP, with translation MNNKFQQVNDFSMGRLTSLLVLLHNTELAEGIEKEINERGYSYTVGKVGAMELSKVVAAIETSAKTNNIINAQSYREVHALYHAILEAIQGVSRGTLQLGDILRTVGLTFSIVRGKIEFSGSSEEWISVCVYGTIGAPKKGFEHDTLGFGFNHI
- a CDS encoding glycine C-acetyltransferase: MTSRRLKEFLNNNLEDLKDKGLYNVINPVEGPNGPLIQIDGKQLINLSSNNYLGLATDERLINASNEATEKYGVGAGAVRTINGTLDIHIKLEEKLAEFKHTEAAIAYQSGFNCNMAAISAVMDKHDAILSDELNHASIIDGCRLSKAKIIPYKHSDMEDLRAKAGEAQKSGAYNKIMVITDGVFSMDGDIAKLPEIVEIAQEFDLITYVDDAHGSGVLGNGMGTVKHFGLSEKVDFQIGTLSKAIGAVGGYVAGKKDLIDWLKVRSRPFLFSTAITPGTAAACIKAIEILSTSTELQDQMWENSRYLKQGLKELGFDTGESETPITPCIIGDENQTQIFSERLIEEGVYAKSIVFPTVPRGTGRVRNMPTAAHTKEMLDEALRIYKKVGKEMKLI